The Coprococcus phoceensis genomic sequence CTGTCATCTGCCTTTGACACCTTAGTCTCGTTGAGTAAAGATGTCATACCTGTGTCCCCCGTACCTGTATATAACTTCATTTTTATCACTCCTCGCTTTGTTTTACTGTAAACTAATATTTAAAATGGCTGCTAAATCTAAGAATATAATTTCCGCTCGTCAGCTGTTCTCGCGTCTTTAGCGGAAATATCTTGTTTGCACCGACTTCTTTCGTCGGATCTTTGTAATATGTTGTATCTCCTATTTTAATTGCTGTCCATGCATGATTTAAAGGACTTCCTCCATTAGACACTGTTCCAAGACAAACATAGGACTCTATCCCAGCTTTCCGACATAACTCTGATAAAATCATGGAAAGCCCCGCACACACTGCAGATTTATTTGTCACAGATGAAATATACACACTAAATTGTAATTCTTCGTCCTTCGCCTCTCCATATCCTATATTGGGTGTATAGTTCTCTGTATAATCCATATTTTCGATGATCCAATTACTAAAATACTCAACTGCCTCTTCCTGTGTCAGATTTTTAGGCATTTTAGAAATAACATCATCTAATATTTCATTCGTCTCTTTTTGAATACTCTCATATTGATTCATTAAATCATTGGAAATTGTTGAAAAAATTTTCTTTTCCGATTCATAATTTGTCACAATCATATCATCTGAAATTTCAAACTGATTTAACCTCGTGTCTTCCTCTCCAACATAGAGTTCCAATAATAGTTTACCTATCTTTTTCTCTTCCAAGTCCTCTTTTTTCTGATTTGTTCCCCAGTTTACAAGTTTATTTTCTGATGTAAATGGTAATGTTAAAAGAAAATAAAAATAGTTGTTATGATTGTTAAACCGAACTGCATCTGCGATTCTAGATAATTCGTTGACCGATATCTTTTTATCCAAAAGAATCTCTCCACCTTGATACACATCTAACTGTTCTATAATTTTATGGTAAACCTCCTGCTCATCAGAGGTTAATTGCTCATAATAAAAATTTGTATCAATATACTCATATGTCAATGCCAGCTCTTTAATCTGATTCTTTGCTACATTTTGTGACTGGTTTTCACTAATGATATTGATTGCCACTAATATTGCAAATACAATGCAACAACAAATAATCAGATATTTAGGTTTTATTTTCATGGCTCTCTCCTACCGCTCATTCTCCTTAATAACTTCCTCAATCCGTCTTTTTACTTCCGCCGCAATCTCCACTGTCTTCATATCTTTATATTCTTCGTACAGCATCGGTTTTAAGAAATGTACCTGCACATCAACCTGTGAAATTGTCTTTGTATCAAATGGTTTGAAGGAATCAATCAGTGCAACCGGCACAATCGGACATTTTGCTTTTGTCGCTGCTTTGAAGCTTCCACCTTTAAATTCTCCGACTTGATTTCCATTTTTTGATCTCGTTCCTTCCGGAAAAATGAGATAGTTACGTCCGTTTTTTACCTCTTCTGACACTGCCATGATAACTTTCATGGACTGTCTCACATCATCGCGGTCGATTGTAAACGCTTTCATGCAGGCAAATACCTGCTTTAAAAATTGTATATTTTTCACTTCCTGCTTTGCCACAACAGAAAATGGATGGTCCGGGCAGGCATCTACAATCGCCAGCACATCATACAGTCCTTGATGGTTCGGGAAGAACATAAATCCATCTTCTTTCGGTATATTATCCTGTCCATGCACATCAATATGTACATTCCCGCCTCGATTAGCTCGTTTTACAATAAATTTCAACATGTCATAGCGCTGCTTTTCTGTGTATTTTTCCACATGACTTGCATAATAGCACAGCTTGCACCACATATATGGAACAAGCAGAATATTTCGGAATACCATCATTAAAATTCTTTTCATCTTTTTGCCCTCTTTTATTTTTTATACTGTTCTATTGCAGTCTCGTACAGATTATTGCCTTCGCAGTCAATTACAACGATAACGGGAAAATTTTTTACAGTCAGCCGACGTATTGCCTCTGTTCCGAGATCGTCGTAGGCTACCACCTCGGACTCCTGAATACATTTTGAAAGAAGAGCCCCTGCACCTCCGACTGCCGCAAAATAAACTGATTGATTGCGAATGATTGCATCTATGACTTCTTTGGACCGTTTTCCTTTTCCAATCATCCCGCCAAGTCCTAAGTCTAGCAGCTTCGGTGTGTATTTATCCATACGGCTTGCGGTCGTCGGTCCAGCAGATCCGATTACCCGTCCCTCTCTCGCCGGAGACGGTCCCATATAATAGACAATCTCATCTTTGAGCGGAACCGGAAGTTCTTTTCCTTCCCGCAATGTCTCATCCATTCTTTTATGCGCTGCATCACGTGCTGTATAAATTGTTCCTGTGATATATACATAATCTCCGGCACGCAGTGTTTTTACGATTTCTTTTTCCAGTGGTGCTTTTATATATTTTTCCATAATGACCTCCTATAATACACGAACAATATGACGGTTCACATGACAGCAAATATTAATTGCAACCGGAAGTCCGGCAATATGAGTTGGATAGGTGTTGATATTTACCGCAAGAGCCGTCGTGGTTCCTCCAAGACCTCCCGGTCCTATTCCAAGACTGTTGATCTTCGCAAGTAATTCTTTTTCCATCTCTTTGACATACTGAATATCAGAGTGTGTTCCGACTTCTCTTGTCAATGCCTCTTTTGCCATAAGTGCACATTTTTCAAATGTGCCTCCAATTCCAACTCCCACTACCATCGGTGGACATGCATTCGGACCTGCTTCTTTAACAGCTGTCAGGACCGCTTCTTTGACACCTTCTATTCCGTCTGCCGGTTTTAGCATAAAAACACGGCTCATATTCTCACTTCCAAATCCTTTCGGTGCAACTTTGATTTTTACTTGCGAACCTTCCACAATTTTATAATGAATGACCGCAGGTGTATTATCTTTTGTATTTTCACGAATAAGAGGATCTTTGACGACGGATTTTCGTAAAAATCCTTCCACATATCCCTGACGTACCCCCTCATTGACCGCATCCTCCAATGAACCACCTTGTAAATGGACATCCTGTCCGATTTCCAAAAAAATCACTGCCATTCCTGTATCCTGGCAAATTGGTATCATATCATCTGCAGCAATCTGAAGATTCTCCTCAAGCTGTTCTAATATCTGTTTTCCAAGAGGTGATTGCTCTGCTTTTTCGGCTTGCTTCATTGCTCGCTCCATATCTTCGGATAGAAAATGGTTCGCTTCGATACACATTTCTTTTATATTTGTTGTAAATTTTATATCTAATTTTTGATTATCCGTATAAACACTATACTTTCAAATATTTTGAAGTATAGAAAAGCACTCATTTTACCACGAATTTACCATAATTAAACGAGCCTTGATATGACTATAAATAACACTAAAAAGACCTCACACCTAAACGGTGTCTTTTTTAAAAGCAGTCAATCATAAGACCAACTGCTTTGTAAATATAGATATTAAATTGTTAAGCTGAGATTTTACTTAGATTTATCTTTCACTGGTTTGCTATTTTCATCATTTTCTCCTTCAAGCCATGCCATTATGCCAAAGTTACAAAATGGATAAATTATTACTTCTTTATAAACTTCTTGCTCACAACGAGGGCAGATGACATATTCTTCACCTTTTACATTTTTTAATTACCGAAATGCCCTTTTTTATTTGCAAATTACATGTCTTATAGCTTACCATGTTTTTCGTATCTTGCGACTCTTGATATTTTGTTATCCTCATCTACAAATACTACTTTAGGTGGATTTTTCTTTACCTCTTCTGGAGTCATCTGTGCATAGCACATTATGATTATCTTATCACCTGTCTGAACACATCTTGCAGCAGCTCCATTGAGACATATCATTCCGCTGCCTCTTTCTCCTGCAATTGTGTATGTCTCAAATCTGTTCCCATTATTTATATCTACGATACTTACCTTTTCATACTCCAAAATTCCGGCACTGTCAAGTAAGTCTTCGTCTACAGTGATGCTTCCTACATAATCAAGTTCTGCTTGAACTACTGTAGCTCTGTGTATCTTCCCCTTTAACATTTCAAATGTCATATTTAACCCCCGTTTAACCTTCGTAAATAAAGTTGTCAATCAATCTGGTTTTGCCGATATAAACTGCCATGGCAACTAGTACTGGTGCTGTCATCTCCTTGACCGGTTTAACTGAAACAGCGTCTACAGCCTGAACATAATCTATTTTCGCCATAGGCTCAGTTTCAATAAGCTTAATCATTTCTGATACAATTTTATCTGTATCTTTTTCTCCTGCTTTTGCCATATCTTCTCCGAGCTTAACTGCTTTGCTTAAAATTAGTGCCGCCTTTCTCTCATCTTTGCTTAGATATGTATTTCTTGAACTCTTTGCAAGACCATCCTCTTCTCTAACTATAGGGCAGCCCACAATTTCGATATCAAAGTTCAAATCTCTAACCATTCTTTTTATAATCGCAAGCTGCTGTGCATCCTTTTGACCAAAGTAAGCTCTGTCGGGATTTACAATATTAAAAAGTTTAGATACTACTGTGCCTACACCCCTGAAATGTATTGGTCGTGATTTTCCACAAAGTTCCTCTGAAAGACTTTCTATGTTTACATATGTTGAAAAATCGTCAAAATACATATTTTCCGGCTCAGGATTAAATATTAAATTAGCACCTGCCTCCTCACATAGCATAGTATCCCTTTCCAAATCCCTCGGATAGCTTTCCAAATCTTCCCCTACTCCAAATTGAGTCGGATTTACAAAATCACTGACAACAACTCTATCGTTTTCTGAAACAGCCCTTGTAATTAAACTCTTATGTCCTTCGTGCAAAAATCCCATAGTAGGAACAAGACCTACTGTAAGACCTTCTTTCTTCCATTCTTTGACTATAACTCTCACTTCATCTACGGTTTTTACTATTTTCATCGTTCTATCTCCTAATATAACTTGTTAATTACATCTTCTGAAATTTTAAATGTGTGTTCAGGTGCTGGAAAGCTTCCCTGTTTAGTTTCTTCTATATATGCAGCAAAGGCTTCTTTCATTACATCTCCTACCTTTGCGAATTGTTTTACGAATTTAGGTGTAAAGTCAGAGACCATTCCAAGCATGTCCTGATAAACGAGAATCTGTCCATCGCAGCCAGATCCTGCACCTATTCCTATTGTAGGAATATTAATGCTTTCAGAAATAATTTCCGCTAATTTTGCAGGTACGCATTCCAAAACAATCGCAAATGCTCCTGCTTCTTCAACAGCTTTTGCCTCTTCAATGAGTTTCTTTGCTCCCTCTTCACTTTTTCCCTGAACTTTAAAGCCTCCAAAAACGTTCACTGACTGAGGTGTAAGTCCAATATGTGCCATAACAGGAATTGAAGCAGCTGTAATAGCTTTAATCTGTGGACAAACAGAGGCTCCACCTTCTAGCTTTACTGCTTGACATCTTCCTTCTTTCATAAGTCTTCCTGCGTTATACATGGCCTCTTCAACTGAAACTTGATATGACATAAACGGCATATCTCCAACTACTAAGGCATCTTTGGCACCTCTTGTAACTGCTCTTGTATGGTGA encodes the following:
- a CDS encoding fumarate hydratase; its protein translation is MKFTTNIKEMCIEANHFLSEDMERAMKQAEKAEQSPLGKQILEQLEENLQIAADDMIPICQDTGMAVIFLEIGQDVHLQGGSLEDAVNEGVRQGYVEGFLRKSVVKDPLIRENTKDNTPAVIHYKIVEGSQVKIKVAPKGFGSENMSRVFMLKPADGIEGVKEAVLTAVKEAGPNACPPMVVGVGIGGTFEKCALMAKEALTREVGTHSDIQYVKEMEKELLAKINSLGIGPGGLGGTTTALAVNINTYPTHIAGLPVAINICCHVNRHIVRVL
- the panB gene encoding 3-methyl-2-oxobutanoate hydroxymethyltransferase; this encodes MKNTVSTFKEQKVKGDKITMLTAYDYSTAKLMDQSGINGILVGDSLGMVMLGYENTLPVTMEDMIHHTRAVTRGAKDALVVGDMPFMSYQVSVEEAMYNAGRLMKEGRCQAVKLEGGASVCPQIKAITAASIPVMAHIGLTPQSVNVFGGFKVQGKSEEGAKKLIEEAKAVEEAGAFAIVLECVPAKLAEIISESINIPTIGIGAGSGCDGQILVYQDMLGMVSDFTPKFVKQFAKVGDVMKEAFAAYIEETKQGSFPAPEHTFKISEDVINKLY
- the panC gene encoding pantoate--beta-alanine ligase; this encodes MKIVKTVDEVRVIVKEWKKEGLTVGLVPTMGFLHEGHKSLITRAVSENDRVVVSDFVNPTQFGVGEDLESYPRDLERDTMLCEEAGANLIFNPEPENMYFDDFSTYVNIESLSEELCGKSRPIHFRGVGTVVSKLFNIVNPDRAYFGQKDAQQLAIIKRMVRDLNFDIEIVGCPIVREEDGLAKSSRNTYLSKDERKAALILSKAVKLGEDMAKAGEKDTDKIVSEMIKLIETEPMAKIDYVQAVDAVSVKPVKEMTAPVLVAMAVYIGKTRLIDNFIYEG
- a CDS encoding lysophospholipid acyltransferase family protein is translated as MKRILMMVFRNILLVPYMWCKLCYYASHVEKYTEKQRYDMLKFIVKRANRGGNVHIDVHGQDNIPKEDGFMFFPNHQGLYDVLAIVDACPDHPFSVVAKQEVKNIQFLKQVFACMKAFTIDRDDVRQSMKVIMAVSEEVKNGRNYLIFPEGTRSKNGNQVGEFKGGSFKAATKAKCPIVPVALIDSFKPFDTKTISQVDVQVHFLKPMLYEEYKDMKTVEIAAEVKRRIEEVIKENER
- a CDS encoding transglutaminase domain-containing protein, encoding MKIKPKYLIICCCIVFAILVAINIISENQSQNVAKNQIKELALTYEYIDTNFYYEQLTSDEQEVYHKIIEQLDVYQGGEILLDKKISVNELSRIADAVRFNNHNNYFYFLLTLPFTSENKLVNWGTNQKKEDLEEKKIGKLLLELYVGEEDTRLNQFEISDDMIVTNYESEKKIFSTISNDLMNQYESIQKETNEILDDVISKMPKNLTQEEAVEYFSNWIIENMDYTENYTPNIGYGEAKDEELQFSVYISSVTNKSAVCAGLSMILSELCRKAGIESYVCLGTVSNGGSPLNHAWTAIKIGDTTYYKDPTKEVGANKIFPLKTREQLTSGNYILRFSSHFKY
- the panD gene encoding aspartate 1-decarboxylase codes for the protein MTFEMLKGKIHRATVVQAELDYVGSITVDEDLLDSAGILEYEKVSIVDINNGNRFETYTIAGERGSGMICLNGAAARCVQTGDKIIIMCYAQMTPEEVKKNPPKVVFVDEDNKISRVARYEKHGKL
- a CDS encoding Fe-S-containing hydro-lyase, which codes for MEKYIKAPLEKEIVKTLRAGDYVYITGTIYTARDAAHKRMDETLREGKELPVPLKDEIVYYMGPSPAREGRVIGSAGPTTASRMDKYTPKLLDLGLGGMIGKGKRSKEVIDAIIRNQSVYFAAVGGAGALLSKCIQESEVVAYDDLGTEAIRRLTVKNFPVIVVIDCEGNNLYETAIEQYKK